A section of the Amblyomma americanum isolate KBUSLIRL-KWMA chromosome 2, ASM5285725v1, whole genome shotgun sequence genome encodes:
- the LOC144118864 gene encoding uncharacterized protein LOC144118864 gives MLSVNNLVRPPKRASVEGEAPKLLLKLQDIDCKKAPSPTHVDTLAVLLDDILLEPADCMEGNSGTMQPMSPKECILDHLAGYVVKKFATMACSCCVQTLKNSTRKPNDLTAIRSKGYLQVPSDRLLGLLKIVEGYVEEFTVEKIACPNLYMNIIESILHDNRIPSASVGCPSHFVETTAEVIHFFLRCRLHFFTREKNKKSRESSCRSCPASGGKLS, from the exons ATGCTGAGTGTCAACAACTTGGTACGGCCTCCAAAAAGAGCGTCAGTCGAAGGTGAAGCACCAAAGTTGCTCCTCAAGTTGCAAGATATTGACTGCAAGAAAGCGCCTTCTCCAACTCAT GTCGATACACTGGCTGTGCTCTTAGATGATATTCTTTTAGAGCCTGCTGACTGCATGGAAGGCAACAGTGGCACAATGCAGCCTATGTCACCCAAGGAGTGCATTCTAGATCATCTTGCTGGCTACGTGGTCAAGAAGTTTGCAACGATGGCTTGCTCGTGCTGTGTCCAAACCTTAAAAAATTCAACTCGGAAGCCAAATGATTTGACAGCAATAAGATCAAAAGGCTATCTACAGGTGCCTTCAGATCGCTTGCTTGGCCTTTTAAAAATAGTAGAAGGCTATGTGGAGGAGTTCACAGTAGAGAAAATTGCATGCCCTAATCTCTACATGAATATTATTGAAAGCATATTGCATGACAATAGAATTCCCTCTGCTAGCGTGGGCTGTCCATCACATTTCGTGGAAACTACTGCAGAAGTTATTCATTTTTTTCTGAGATGCCGGCTGCATTTCTTCAccagagaaaaaaacaagaagtccAGGGAATCATCGTGCCGGTCTTGTCCGGCAAGTGGAGGGAAGTTGAGCTAA